The following DNA comes from Nocardioides panzhihuensis.
GCTTGCCGCTGCCCTTGTCGTCGCGCTCATAGATGACGGTGCCGTCGGCGTCGACCACCTTGGAGACGACGTGGACGTCGTTGTGCGTACCGCCGTTGGCGATGGTGGCGTAGGCGTTGGCCATGTTGATCGGACTGGTCCGGTTCTTGCCGAGCGTGAGCAGGAAGTCCTCAGGGCTGAAGTCGCGCGTCGTCATCCCGATCCCGGGATGCTTCGCATCGGCTTTCTCCGGCGGGAGGCCCGCGGCGAGCGCCATGTCGTAGACGTCCTTGCTCCCGTTGGGCAGCGAGTCGGACATCTCGACGAAGGCGGTGTTGATGGAGTCCTCCATCGCCTGGAGGCTGCTGACGCTGGAGCCGTAGCTGTGACCGTACGGGTCGGCGGCGCTCTGGCCCGAGTTGCGCACGCTCACGCCCGGGAACTCCATCGGCGAGTTGCCGTTCCAGGAGTCCTTGAGCGAGTAGCCCGACTTCAGCGCCGCGGCCATCGTGAACGCCTTCATCGCCGACCCGGCCATCGCACCGGTCGAGGCCCAGTTGATCTGCGAGTCGAGGTAGTCCTGGCCGCCGTAGAAGCCTCGCAGCGCGCCGCTCTTCACGTCGACCGTGGCCGCGCCGACGTGGAGCTCGTCCTTCTCGTTGCCCGGGTCGAAGGCCTTCTTGTCCTCAGGGCGTACGTCCTCGACCGCCTCCTCGGCGGTCTTCATCGTCTTCTTGGTCAGCGTGGTGGTGATCCGCAGCCCGCCACCGTTGATCTCGTCCTCGGACACCAGCGGGGTGCCCTGCTCGTCCTTGAGGCGGAGGAGCTCGTCGCGGACCATCTTGAGGGCATGACCCTTCTGGCCGCCGTAGCGGCTGTCCGAGCGCGGCTTCTTGAACTTCGGCAGCGACTCCTTGGCCTTCTCGCCCTCGGCCGGGTCGACCATGTCCATCTTGACCATCGAGTTGATCACGTAGCGATAGCGGCCGTCGAGCTCGGCGACCGCCTCCTCGCCGTTGCTCGGGTCCAGGTCGTTGGGGTCGTTGAGGATCGCGGCCAGTGCGGCGGCCTCGCGGAGGTTGATGTCGGCGGCCGGCTTGCCGAAGTAGGCGTTCGACGCGGCCTCGACGCCGTAGGCGCCACGGCCGAAGTAGATGGTGTTGAGGTAGCCGGCGAGGATGTCCTCCTTGGACTTCTGCCGGCTGATCTTCAACGAGATGATCGCCTCCTTCACCTTTCGGGTGTAGGTGCGCTCCTGGGTGAGGTAGAGGTTCTTGACGTACTGCTGGGTGATCGTCGAGGCACCGGACTGGGCGCCGCCGGTGTTGTTGTTGACCACCGCGCGCATGATGCCCTTGACGTCGATGCCGCTGTTGTCCCAGAACGTGCGGTCCTCGGCGGCGACCGCGGCGTCCCGCATCAGCTGCGGGATCTCCTCATAGGGAAGCGAGTCGCGGTCCTGAGAGTCGGCGATGTAACGCCCGAGCTCGTCCTTGCCGCCGCGGTAGTAGACGAAGGAGGTCTCCTTCTCGTAGGCCGCGTTGGCGCTGGGGATCTGGATGGCGTTGTAGGCCACGATCACACCCAGGGCGCTGATCAGCGCACCGACCAGGATCACGACGAAGAAGGTCTTCAAGACCTTCTTCCCCCGCTTCTTCTTCGGTGTCGGCGTCGGAATGGGTGTATAAGGCGGATTGCCCTGCCAGCTCAAGATGTTCCCTTCCCCCGCGGTCACAAACGCTCCTAGAGTACGGCCGGCGCCCAGGCACTTCGCGATCCTCGACCCGGTTTCCGGGGTGTCTCAGCCGAGCCACAGCCTGGTCTCAGGGTTCCGCGGACGCACGGAACGGGCCTCTGACCCGGGTCGGCGACGCCGTGTCTGCCCAGGTCAGAGGCCCGTTTACCGGATCACTCA
Coding sequences within:
- a CDS encoding transglycosylase domain-containing protein is translated as MTAGEGNILSWQGNPPYTPIPTPTPKKKRGKKVLKTFFVVILVGALISALGVIVAYNAIQIPSANAAYEKETSFVYYRGGKDELGRYIADSQDRDSLPYEEIPQLMRDAAVAAEDRTFWDNSGIDVKGIMRAVVNNNTGGAQSGASTITQQYVKNLYLTQERTYTRKVKEAIISLKISRQKSKEDILAGYLNTIYFGRGAYGVEAASNAYFGKPAADINLREAAALAAILNDPNDLDPSNGEEAVAELDGRYRYVINSMVKMDMVDPAEGEKAKESLPKFKKPRSDSRYGGQKGHALKMVRDELLRLKDEQGTPLVSEDEINGGGLRITTTLTKKTMKTAEEAVEDVRPEDKKAFDPGNEKDELHVGAATVDVKSGALRGFYGGQDYLDSQINWASTGAMAGSAMKAFTMAAALKSGYSLKDSWNGNSPMEFPGVSVRNSGQSAADPYGHSYGSSVSSLQAMEDSINTAFVEMSDSLPNGSKDVYDMALAAGLPPEKADAKHPGIGMTTRDFSPEDFLLTLGKNRTSPINMANAYATIANGGTHNDVHVVSKVVDADGTVIYERDDKGSGKRAMDEEVAADTSYSLQQVVSSGTGQAASAVVQPAAGKTGTATNADDEVSSAWFVGYTPQLATAVAYTRGDGDDALDGWLDTFFGADYPADTWVAIMGPLTDELEREEFPPPAWLDGDAPEEGHAPYVPPAPDPEPTKEPEPTKKPEPSKEPEPTPTPTPTPTPPPTTDPPDPELPTTGPSDPDETDDGGPPNPPGPRRDG